The following nucleotide sequence is from Anguilla rostrata isolate EN2019 chromosome 3, ASM1855537v3, whole genome shotgun sequence.
CAAGGAAGATGATGGCCATGAACGGCAAACAACATTTTTCGATGCATCCCACATTACAGGAGCCCAGATATTCCAGCCTCCACTCAAATCCGGAATCTATGCGCAGAGTTTGCCTTCCACCTCCACAGGTATGTGAATTTTCATTACGACTTCTTTAAGGCACCTTTCTGACAGACATTTACTTTAAAGTTTTTTCATGtcagcaaaacaataaaatttgcaacatctctctctctctctctctctctctcactctctctctcacacacacccctttccctatctctttctctcccaccctTTCTGTCCCCTGATCCACATGTGTATTCAAACAGAGCCTCTGCGttcatattaatttttatgaccTGTGCTTTGAGGAGGATTCTCTCTGTGCTGGTAATGTTCTAATCCTGAGTTGACAGAATTCCCCACTGACTCCAATATGCACATTCCTGCTTGCAGCTCCAGGGCAATATATTCGGAGGTTTTGATGAGAGCCTGCTGGCCCGCGCGGAAGCTCTCGTGGCTGTTGATATCGTCTCTCACGGCAAGACCCATCCTTTTAAGCCAGACGTGACCTACCATACCATGAGTAGTATTCCCTGCACCTCAACCAACTCTACTGTGCCCATCTCTCACCCATCCACGCTCACATCACATCACCACGTCCATCAAACATTGGAGGGAGATCTGTTGGACCACATTTCCTCTAGTCTAACAGTGAGTGGGATGGGGGCACCGGATCCGTCGGTGATGTCGGCGCAAGTACACCAGCATCATCTTCAGACTATGGGTCATCTCCACCAAGCCATGGGCATGGGCCATCCACATTCCCTGTCCACGCACAATGGGATGACCTGCATCAATGATGTGGAATCTGATCCTAGAGAGCTCGAAGCTTTTGCTGAGCGTTTTAAACAAAGGAGAATCAAGCTTGGAGTTACCCAGGCAGATGTCGGTTCTGCCCTCGCAAACCTGAAGATACCCGGTGTTGGTTCTCTAAGCCAGAGCACCATCTGCAGGTTCGAGTCCCTGACTCTATCTCACAATAACATGATTGCTCTCAAACCCGTACTTCAAGCTTGGCTAGAAGAGGCAGAGGCGGCAAATcgagagaaaaacagcaagccagacatttttaatggcaACGAAAGAAAGCGAAAACGTACTTCAATAGCCGCTCCAGAGAAACGTTCTTTGGAAGCATATTTTGCGATCCAACCCCGTCCATCTTCAGAAAAAATCGCGGCAATCGCTGAAAAGCTGGACCTCAAAAAGAACGTGGTCCGTGTTTGGTTTTGTAAtcaaagacagaaacagaagcGGATGAAATATTCGGCAgtacattaatttaaaagtcTGTGAGGTATGAGACATAGCATATAGCAGGGATGTATCCATGTCTTCAAGAACTTCACTATTTATACAATTAACAGGttatcattttattcattttcattggaggtttcattgttttgttccGCTGcgttatttgtttaaatgtagcctactaaaattgtaaaatatgtatCGTGCACGAAGATAATCTGTTCGTCACTTACTTTGTTAACgcattgtattactgtatttgATTGCTGCTTCTATGTTGTGACATTACTTCAATATACTGCTTTGGTGTTTCATAGAATGAAAATGCTATTTATTCTGAACAAATCACGATATTGTCTGACTCTGACTGTATTTGTACACTTTGATCTAAACATTTTCGGTAAAGACAGTATCGTTTTCGTATATTAGCCTATAGGCCTAACTGACCTGtgctaaaatattattttaaatattagaTAGCCAACGCATGATTCCGGTTGCATTCTGCATGGACTGAACTACACAATTAGGCTAAAACATGAACGCATAAATTACAGGCAGTCTAGTTTATGacgaataaaaaatacaatttaaccACAAATCATTATCTGCAGTAGGCctactgttttttgtgtttacaatAAGAATTTTTCAAAAGGACAACAATTCAAGTCTtatttaaaaagtcaattttccattttaacttTAGGAAAGCGTGATCATTTTGAATGTTACAAAAATGCATCTTTCTTAAagctaaaagctttttttttttacagtatcgAAACACAAGAAGCTCAGTTCACTTGAATGGCTTGGGGAAACCAATTGCCTTGAACCATTTGCGTAGAGAAATATGTTGAAGTTTCCATTGGTGTTTAGCTTTTAATGTCTTTAACGATTCTTAATTCAGTTATAAcaactttttcctttttatttactcattttagTAACGTTGCATTTATGGTTTACAGTGTAGCCTACAAGGCAACCAGCTTCCTCGGACAATCTGAGGAAACTAAACTCTTTGGTTTACACttttaacttaatttaactTCAACGGCGCCTTTGTCAGAGAGAAGCTCTTAGTTTGTTATAGGACAGGCTACGCATAATAAATCTGACTGGATGAAACCGAGAACCACCAAGACTATTATAGCCTAATGCTGTGAGCGGACTTggtctatttttttatttatgaatccCTAAAGCGCCATCTAGATTAAAAATTAACGAAAAGCGAACAATTTTTCTCACTATTTTGCTGAGAAATTTCTATGTCTGTCATTCAAAACCacttgaaattttgaaaaagagAAGTCCTGCTCGGAAACCATCTTATCAGATCTGCCGATACCTTTGCCCTTCAACCCAATAGTCTTTTAAATAAGCTTTTCTGCATTCAATCATTGAATAATTAATTGTTTGATTCCATTACAACACATGCTATACTGTgggttttgaaaatgttaaatacatGTGATGTATTTAGCCTAATGGACCTTGTGGACTATTAAAGCCTTTCAGACTGTTTAGAGACTGTAGAGACTGGAAACGTCCAAGGATTAATTCCTATTTCATCAACAGATGAAATAGGAATTAACCATTCCAGGTAAGGCTGCAATAACGTAATTCGCATGCTGTATtctatattgttttattgttgctACGCCCCGTTTAATCCTTCTTGTATTCATTAAGCAATTTAATTATTGGTTCGGATTAGCCAAGCCTACATGCAGAAACCATGgctaaaaagtgaaatgaaataccAACTTGACTACTTTATACCgacaacattttttaatgtgttgctTTCCTTTCAGTTCCCCGAATTGAAAAGGTGTAGCCTTACACTGGCTTGTCTGTAATAGCGTACGTTTCATTTAattgcatatgcatatgcatatataatgcatatttgcataatcGATTCGTTTAATCTATTAGTAGTATATTGTGATTGATGCGAAGTTTTCAGTTAAGGCAAACAATCTGCCAAGCGGCAAATAGCAACggacaattaaaaaatgtaggctactggacaaagacaggtttttttgttctttaatgaAACTGTAAATCGTAATCACGATCAGATGCtgtctgaaaacattttaaactgaatatAAGACTCTAATGTAGGATTAGTTGACGGTTCTGTTGTGCATTTTGTGTAGGCCTACAATCTACAGCTAATCTTGTTTTTGATTGTCATTCACTTTTGCGTAGAATGGTCAGTTCTTCATTCGTAACGGTTTATTATCAAGACAGACTATTTTTAGAGATTATTCTTACTTTCTCAGGACAGAGGAAATTTTCACAGAGGTAATGCTTAAATGCAgattcatttttgtatattattatttattatttgtaggctatattattatttattttgatttattattgtatattattaaaatattcagaGTAAGAAGCAATTTTCAGATACAAAACAGCACAGTCGTGTAACCGCCAGCTGCAACCTAATTCTACAAGTGATTAAAATAACTTTCCAATTGATAGGCCCTACGTTTCTTATGTTGCCTTCGGAAACCTTTGAATTGAccccattcatttaaaaaatcggtttatgttctttatttttttccagattacATCACGCACACAGGAACAAGTGGGTAGGCCTATAGGCTACCTCCAGGTTGTTCAGCGTCCGGACTGCAATcggtttaaaaatacacatacaaaaattcAGTGTGCGAACAGTGATAAGGCCTTATTCGATCTGCTTGGAAAGTCTTTTTCTTAActttaataaacaaatttagGCCTGTGCATCGTAGGCTATTTAGCCTTCAGGTATTCTAAATGAACAAACTTGTAATTTAAGATGAAGAGTGAAGCACTGACAACACGTCCCTCAGGGTCATTACTTATTAAACTATTTTAAGTTCCTGGAATACACAGAgtatgattcttttttttttgccaaacacaACCAAGAAATGGGAAAGGGATGAAAAGAGTtgagtgtgtctgagctgagcatgcagtgcagtgtctCCCTAATATGTCAGTGCTATTAAAACTTAATATATccatcacaaataaaaaatggtcaCTTTCAAAGCTGCATACAAAATTGTTAGTATATGCCATGCCATTCATAACATttacatatgaaatataaaaagataACCAATGAACATTTTCCACACCGATGAACACATATATTTCCTCAATATTTTCCTTCAGTATTACACCAGAGGTTCACCTCCTGATAAAATCTATTAGGCATATATGGTTGAAGGTGATACAAGATGAGAAATTAATTACTTCTTTTGAAGTAAAAAGACATGGTTCCAGTATTATTATAACAAATAACTTGCATAACGAGAATCATTCAGGATGAATGACTGTTGTCTTTGTTAATGTCTTTGAGGTGAATATTTTCCAAAACGCTCAATGCCAATAAACTGAACACTGCCTTTCGAGAAAAATGACTACACTGCTTGCATAAGACTAAGCAATATAAATGTGTACAACTTAGTCATTTCAGTGCATAGCTGTGTCACATGGATTTTCTACATTTTTCCTGCTTGACATCATCTTGGAGCCTGTTTTCTTGTGAGAGCAATGCAGGACAGAATGTCCTCTTTGgtaattgtttgtttgattattaCCCAAAATTTGATTTAACAAAAcatgctggggaaaaaaaagacaaagacattaatatttcatacagTAAACAAATGGCAGTGGAAATGGATAGGAGCTCACAGAGCATCACAGCAGGATTAAACTGTATGATAGCTCCTCGGTGGTCACATGATACATGGTAAAAGGTTTCAACTATCTGATCCGAAACGTTTTGAGCAGGCTATACCTAGTACTCTATTCCAAAAGACAACAGCTAAACACACAAAAGTCGAATCACCTGACCAGTTTTGGAGCTATGCTTTCCCAGAATATTCCCATACAGAGCAGTCTTGTGATTTTTGAACAACGGAGTACGGACTGCCTGAAGTTGCCTGCCATGCGCTGTAATTAGAATTAAACGGTCAGTTTCAGTACGTGGCATTTAGAATGCAATGGCTAATTCCCACGCACTGTAATTTTAATGCGCCAGTCACTTTCAATACGAACTTCCCTGAGTTCACCCGCTGCAGTCTTAATCAGGGATGTCAGGTGGGAAAAGCCCAACCAACAGAGACGAGCAAAGGAAAAGTAAGAATGAGAGAAATTCAGGGTCTGCTGCTCTGATAAAATATGCATTGCTGGCTGTTGTAAAATCTAGGGCGACCAGATGTCCCATTTTTTCCAGGAAAGCTCCCTATTTAAGCCCCTTTTCATGCATCCCAACTTTACGCATCCCGACTAAAATATGGAACAAATAAGGGGCTTATTTGTTCCGTATTTCAGTCATACCATTATATCAATGGgttttatgaatgtaattgcCATTACTGTGGATCCTCATTTCATCATGTACACGGTCCTCCAGGGAATCTGGTCACCCTATATTAACCCAAAGCTGCCCATCAGATTTCTGCCAAGGTGCAATTTCCCCCATTATGGGTCCTTTGTAAGTTCCctacattcattttatgtaCGTGGGTCAGTGACAAATAAGGGTTGGCAAGACGAGCAattcaaaaatcttttaaaaacttgttttatTCTCTCAAAATTGATTAAAACCAGATATTTTAGGCTAGGTCCtcaaataaagaatgtatgcaagtaatttgtaaatttattttcaaattttaacccttttaaacttaaagtaataatctcgaagattttcattaaaataaacgtcttttaagtcactatctatcgctgcattgggtaacacaatggtgattgagcctatttttatattaatttataccattattatcataattcatgattaaaaaacttggtttctgtggcgacattcccgggaaagaaatcacaagcggcgcacagttagtgacgcgtttttcatcacccatcagtggttggtccgccagagagggtaggcggaactaacgcaacaggctcgctcttcaactcacttgtgtgcgAGCGGCGTAGTTTTTTCCgttgtctgcatgcgttacaataacagagaaaggggggttgggggagttatggaaccctaaaaagtttttgtgtaacatgagagatcatattatttgttgatgtagatttcgtattacatttaatgacactgtaactttactaaattgcatagctatttgcacagctaacgctagctaccggaccatgtcaagaaagacaacattagtttagacaacgtagcgcacagtatccatctctcatatcaggtaacgttgcgttagctagctagctagctaatgtaattaacacaatctaatgtcggctaacaattagaaaaaaacgctagctaacgacctcgcaaaccgtctctcgaatgcaatgctaccttgttgcaacgttgcagtgtagctaacttaaggccagttcagatcaatgattcgcaacgagactgggtgcaacttgcaaaattccaagacgtctgattgtaaacgttctaaaactgcacttggcgatttgacaaagacggtcttttaaaacctcagggcaggcaacggctctgctactagccagttcacaccgctgcaattttctctgcaacattctaaaaccgtttctcctcgttgcgaatcattgatctgaactggccttaacgttaccgttatttacattgccatcgagttcatcaatatattataatgattggAATAAAGCCGgagtatgtggagcagagccgggtctgatttctgaagacgtcatacaggagaaaattaaataaaagaatagggcagtatggattagcatcgttattattttattacgcttcctcatatgttccttcagcctttatgccctttttgatgaaatctcctttgttcttgttttattcttcttgttctgattgctaatttaacacccagctcagctttattctcgaacagtttagctagcaaaaccagaaacaccaggggtaacattttgcaaggcagttgtttcaaaaataccacacaacaatcattcacgaaaaagactgcttattgggcactagatacataattgcacgagccacagcgaatcccgcaaattcttctctgcagtgtaaagatgttcgtaccgggcaaaaggtggataaagaacgtttgcagaaattgatcatcactaattctaccccaggtttgctacggcattttaacccggcttggcagtgtaaagacatcttgagttagcctaatgttagacaacgaatgagtatgtacataacgttacttttataacaaccgttttttattcagtaaatagtaagtgttatagttggcgtgccaactgactgacgtcacacaggcgacactggttggatccggttggatctatgggaagtgaggtccaaaaacacacctgcaattaccgcttctcgccattggcaccgccatagagaacgaaactgaaatcttcgagattgtcactttaactAAACCATATGGACACAAAAAAATTAGCATCACATCATTGACCCACAAGGCATTTGGTCTTCCGTCCTACTGGACTATGGGCTACTCTGACTGCCACATGCCAATATAAACACATGGATATCATCACCAGTTGATTATCAACAAAATACACTTTCACTGTGAATCTCTCACATCAAATTCTTCCCTGCTTAATTGTATTTAATGTCATTGTTGTAAAGCACAAATGCTGCCACTTGTTTTGTTGCATAGTGGAAACAGTGCTTCTATAAAGGTAAATGTATCAGAGCCTAGTTAAAATGATGACAGGATGTGTCAACTGTGTAGCAGTATATGGGTGCAGTTGTCCTGGGTAGGAGGACAGGGGCAGGGTAGGGGCTCTGAATTATTGATGGTTGGAATGCCCCATGTATGGGATGCCATAACACACTTGTTATGAGGTAAATTGAGATGAAGCCTGGTGCAGCAGAGTGGCATGTGGGAAGTGAGGGCTGTTCTATTATTCATACCTGCTCAGAGGTATTAGTTTTTCACATGCAATCATCAGGCTGCAGGCCCAAACCGGCAGTGCACTGTACGTTTCCCACTTCATTCCTCAAGGCTATTGTTCTGCAATCCTCTCACTCATAATCCTTGTATGTAACTGCTATATGGCTGAGAGAAACTccttcaaaaagcaaaaacaacagcaagcTGGCAAGGCAAGTTTCACGTGTGGGCAGTGTAGTATGGTGGGAAAGGAgttggtcttgcaacctaaaggtcgcaggttcaattcccaagttggacactgtcgttgtacccttgagcaaggtacctaaccggcattgcttcagtatatatccagctgtataaatggatacaatgtaaatgctatgtaaaaagttatctaagtcgctctggataagagcgtctgctaaatgcctgtaatgtaatgtaatgtaatgtgaagtcTGCTCGCAAAGAAATCAACTGCCTGTGGAAACCCACTCTCTATGAAGGTGATCAAAAAGTGCTCAGTCCCTGCCATCTACATCAGAGACACCACAGCATGAGAAAAACCCTGGCTCAGAGTTGGCTGATTCAATGACCTTCTTGCAAAGCTAAATGAATAAGTAATGACATGCTGGGACTTATTTCTCAAAGGCCATTGGTGGTGGGACCTGTAAGATGAACAAAATTTAGCTTGAGATGTTTCTGGAGAGGCAACAGTGTTTGACAGAATGAGGATGAGAGCTCTTTAACTGCCACAGACTGTGTTTCAGAAGGCAAGCAGTCGCAAACAGGCTCTGTCTcccccttttccagcaaaaagCAAGTTCAGGCACTGGGAACCACAGTGAAGCTAAGGATGGCAGAATCAAGATTCCACCAACTCAATTATTCATAAAATGCCAGCAGCAAGAAACCAGATTGTGACCAATATGAAGTCAGTCAGCTACCTCTCTGTGTTTTATTAGTCCTCTCCTATTATCGTCACTGGGGCAGCCACCTTAAGACTTCACCTTAAGTTCCCTGCTAACGTATCAACAAGCTACCTGAGAACTGCTGTTGCCATGACGCGCACAATGTTACAGTCTAAAGGTATGCTTTTCTTTGTGGCATGGCATTGGACCACAACGGCCTTTCCCTCTTTGAAGAAGGTTAAGGTaggacagagtgtagcacagtgggtaaggaactgggcttgtaaccaaaaggtcgcaggttcgattcctgggtaggacactgccgttgtacccttgagcaaggtacttaaccgaaatttcttcagtatatatccagctgtataaatggatacaatgtaaaaaatgctatgtaaaagttgtgtaagcctgctaaatgcctgtaatgtaatgtaatgtaaatgtgtatttcaggtcTCACACAAAAGACAACTGCACATACATGCGGACACGCATACAGGTACAAAAATAGAATAGCACTAATTCACTTCAAAATATCTGACTGATATATCATGTAATTAACTCAACTTCAAATTATGGTCACATTATAATGTATGTCTAAGAACAAAGATGagagaataaaacaaatacaccaTTGATCACATGGCGCTGGGTGTTTTTCAAATAGAAGTGCTTGTACAGCATCTATAATGGACACATGCAGCTCAAAGCGGAAGAAGTGTTAAAATTGGCAAGCAAAACGTCCCAAACTTTATG
It contains:
- the LOC135252045 gene encoding POU domain, class 4, transcription factor 3, with product MMAMNGKQHFSMHPTLQEPRYSSLHSNPESMRRVCLPPPQLQGNIFGGFDESLLARAEALVAVDIVSHGKTHPFKPDVTYHTMSSIPCTSTNSTVPISHPSTLTSHHHVHQTLEGDLLDHISSSLTVSGMGAPDPSVMSAQVHQHHLQTMGHLHQAMGMGHPHSLSTHNGMTCINDVESDPRELEAFAERFKQRRIKLGVTQADVGSALANLKIPGVGSLSQSTICRFESLTLSHNNMIALKPVLQAWLEEAEAANREKNSKPDIFNGNERKRKRTSIAAPEKRSLEAYFAIQPRPSSEKIAAIAEKLDLKKNVVRVWFCNQRQKQKRMKYSAVH